In the Neodiprion virginianus isolate iyNeoVirg1 chromosome 2, iyNeoVirg1.1, whole genome shotgun sequence genome, GATGATCTATGGCTAGAATCTGACTCCCGGCATCATCCAATAAGTTATTACTGTCGTTTTCATCAATGTACTGGAAACTTTCCAGATTTATATCTGCCGAACCCAATGCTGTGCTGAATATGTCTATCCCAGAATTCGATATGGATTCTCCTGTCTGAATATTGTTTATTGCATTTTCTGTGAACACACGCAGACTACAATGTTTTTCCGCTTTGCATATTCAAAGTATTAACATGACTATGACAAGATGGCGTCGCATGAGATTATCAGTTGATTGTTTTAGCCAAATCAAATTTATCTAAACGGACACAAAACTGTGCAAGTAGCTGCATTTTTTGTATGTTACGTTATGTTGATGCAGAGTAAAATATGCGtcaaaaaattacttttataattaaacACACTATCAGGATTTTGCATTTGCCATTTAGAGCtcaaaatatttaccaaaaattcGGAATTACCGATTCAAACAATCTTTTAGGATCAAGCGACTTGTGTGAAACATttcttcgttcaatttcattacACATGAATTTATTCTGTTGTACAGACTGTAATTTCAGATACGTATTGATGATTTAAATCAATAGACTGAATTTCACTAAATGATGTCTCCTTCGTGAAAAatcatatgtgtatatatatatatatatatcttaatatatataaatctcgtgtcacgatgtttgtcctcaatggactcctaaaccacttaaccgattataataaaatacgcacaccatgtgcagttcgatccaacttgagagataggatagtttaaatctcaaattatagtcgcaattttattttattgctaattaattgtctgttattatttgacagtcacaattatctgttaactccgaatgattctaacagatgtcgatacctttcgactgggttgagtaagtaatcaatagatggcgctgctatggtaaatctacgaacgtgtcatacctataagctacactagcaacccatcccggcttcgcacgggcatataataatataataaaagaaaatacacaatgtttacagtgagtttctagaaaaataacatttatattattacttaatattattatatgcccgtgcgaagccgggatgggctgctagtatatatatatatatatatatatatatatatatgattttttatatatatattatattatatatatatattatattatattttcactttaCCTGATGTTTCAAAGCTGTAGACACCAGTTTGAGGATCTAGTGTTCCTTGTATTTCACTAGCGCAGTCTAAATTTCCGAGTGTTTCTACCGAAATGTTGCTTTTCTTAGATTCATCAGGAACTTctgttttatcaaaatttgtaCTATCTAtagtttctttgtttttcctGAAACAATTTACAGTATAAACATCCTACTATAATTTGCATCACCTCTTCTATAAACAGAATACACAATAATTACTGACCTATGTTCTTTCGAATCCATTACGAAACTAATGGTGGCACCACTCTTCACATATGATGATTTGCTAATAGGGCAAGTAGGAGTTTGAGCATctttgttttgttcttttatcGACAAATGGGAATTAGTATTTAAAATAGCAGTCTTTGATTCTGAACTAAAAATGCCAGAAGCTTCAAGAATCTCGGAAAGGACTTTATTCTTCTTCATAGAATCCTGTCGTAGATCAAACACAATCATGTTTCCGGCCTGTAAGCATAATCACATTTCGAGAAGTTATTATGTACTAGATCTGTATCAATTTGGACTCATTGAAATCGTATCACTTTCGTATTTTCCGTGTAAAGATCGAGGCAAATTATAAGGTAATGCACAAATCAAATCAGACAATCAATCATAAgtagattaattattttaaaactaGTAAGCATTACCTTTGCGTTGATTTTGACTGGTTCTGGTTGAGAAGAATTCAATGGGGACAACACGGCTAAAGATTGTTCCTCACCAACGGTAATTCTATGTGGCAGCAAAGCTATTGTACCAGCTGACTGCGGATTTGATaaacatacattttttccacCGACAATAACTTTGCCTAATACTTcctaaaatttaaaatcaggGTTGTTCATTACGacaaaacaagaaaaatcaCTGCTCTCAATCCAACAATTACCTTTCCAGCATGAGATAATGTTACACCTCTTGCAGAACCTTTTTGCACAACGATTACATTAGCTTTGGCACCCGCCCTTGAGCCAATATCAGATGTTATATTTACACTTTTGCTAGAATTCAATGTGATACCCTGAAAACACATATTCACAATATGTTTAGATATTTTAAGGTGATCCATTATATAACGAATGTAATTGCTTTTATTAGCTGATTACCATATTGACTGGCCGGTGGCCAGTTTTCACagttggaatatttttacatgttAATACTGTTGTGCTACCACCGTTATGAGGAGGACCAGGTCCGCTCGATGCTACTTCAGTATTCAGAGTTACCATTCGAGGTCCGttttctattgaaaaaaataaatcaaaatatttattctctATGTTCTTTTTTcgagaagatttttttcagtagCTGAAACTAGTCTCAGAAGAAGTGTAGCTAGTTACTTGAACTACCCTGATGTaaatgatataaataattgtttcagAAACCTCGCTTCCAGTACGAAAGAACTTCATCTACACATTTTGAGTTATAGTTACGTAATGTTATCGGCTTTACTCCAATAGCGGATCTTGTACTTGAGTTTGTGGTAGTCATTACCGCTTGCACACACGCGGAAGTTGTACTACTGCTAATTATGACTGCATTTTGTACACAATTCGTTAACTGCACTAATTTCGCACCTGATATTGAAGGAGAAAGAATTTGTTttacattataatatataaattgcGTATTGTAgcatttttttaaccattttttttcatgatataaaaatatggatGCTCAACTACTTAagttatcatatttttatcaccttCGTTGCTCGTTTGAATATCAGAAACTTCTGACTGTTTGATGTTTGCATTGGCACCTTGAGAACCGCAAGTAGATATTACCAACGGTGTCGTTTTGGGCTGCACCATTTGCGTCGGTATAGCTTTTACTCGTGCTTTGCTAGCTGCAGTAACAGTCACGTATCCAGATACAAACTTGGAAAGTGACTGCCCAGTTTGAAGCAGTGTTTGAGAGCACGACGCAATTGGAGTTATGATGCTCTTAGATGGAACTGAAAAATACGTCGTACGTGTACCACAATACTACCCTAATATACCACGGTGCAAGGTgttttttctgaaataaaatgaaaacccCTAAAGTTTTCTCTCAAATTTCACACTGAACTTTAATAACTTTTGTGAATGATTACTTATCAGAAGGAAccagaaaatttatcaatgGAATCTGTCtgaaatattctattttaGAGCTTTTCAGCAACTACTTCATTAGCAAAATGCTAATGATAATCATTTAACTGTAAAAAGGAATTTATAGTTTGGAAAAATGTTATCTAATAATCGATTGTGGAGAAAGTCAGGGTTATTACGAACTTTCATTCTCGAAATTTCCTACGATTATCGAAAACCAAACAATCACTCTCATAAGAGTTTGAAAGTATTTCTGCATGCAATGTGCGatcaaatgtaaaatataatgtaaggATGTTTAGTAGGGCAATATGGCATGGTTTTAGGTGAATTTAGCAAACATTAAGGCGCAGAAAAAATGGCGCAAGCTTTTAAATCGTGATATTAAGTCAATTTAGCGTTAAATGTGCGACAGGAAACCACTTTTATAGTTAAATACGACGGCCACGACAGGTAGTATAATGCATTTACTACCAACAGATGGCGTCTTCCGAATTTCAGGTTTCCAACGGTCAGGTCCCCGGCACAGAGCCTCAGATATTTCCGTAGTGTAGCCAGTGTGGCAGTAGTAGTGTCGCGTGTGGTTGACGAGAGGGGACACAGCGGGTACATCTATTAGTGCCGCATAATGCGAAATACAAACTACATTAGGAGGGACACATACCTAGGTATGCCTTTAAGAATTTAGTCGAGTGCCCCGGGGACCTGCCAACGggacaaatatttgaatggatTCATATTGGAAAATATGTATAGAGAGTAGTTTAATTTACTTTGCCGATGAATTAgttattttgttcaatttatgtatacgtatgttgAGTTGACGTTGGCTCATGAGcgtttatattataatagttatttgaaaaattgagaaaccTGTTAAATTTAATCTGCTGCAATTACTTCCACTAGGATGaacagaaatattttgttgagaTGTTGTGCTTGTTGAGCATGATGAATTAGCAGCATTTACCTCAACGTCATCGATAATGACGTTTTTTGACATAGCCACAGTTGCGCTTGTGGGTACTATAAACACCTGgtgaatatcaaaaaaaaatcaattatgttttttctcaaaataacTACATTTTTTGCCTTTAGCTAATAATAGGCAAACGAAAAAACCACAGTAACAGCACTGATTTGATGTTTTTACCTTATTATGTAACGAAGTTGATACTGAAGACAATGATTCTGATCCTATGCAAGAAACAGATGTAACAACATCTCTCACAATTTTACCAGTGTCATCAGATGTATTCAAACCACCAGAGACATCTTGGAGCTGCAAATGAGGCAGTGCAATTACTTTCTTTTAATTCTTCACAAATTCTAACTATCTTTTTAGAAATACCATACAAAAGTAtcattaatatatttttgccTATTAGTTACAGTAAAATTGACTGTCCTTTTTACTCTGGttacaaaatttcacacatCATTCAGgacaatttgtaaatttataaatcacGTGTCTAATGTCACAATGATGATATCGAAAACTGATTTAACTTTTGTTACCTCAACTGCTGATCTCCTTCGTTTTCTACCTACAGGATGCCTTTCTGGCTGTACGGCAATGGGACTAACGGgtgatttcttttcttctaaATTCTCTAAGACAAAATCTGTCTGTAATTTGactggaaaaataatttacagaaaaatttactGAATATACTTTACTTATGAACTAACAACGATGAAGAAACTATTTAGAAATATATCACGCGAAGACTAATATAGAATAGCTAAGGTAAATAGATCTCacaattatttgtaaatgttGCGGTTTTTCTTGATGTTATGATTATTTTAACAATTAGAAACAGTAATATAATTGTTTGAATTCTGAACCTGAAACTGACTACCAAACctagcacctgctgaaaatgaaagaacTTTTCGTAATGAAAGGATATAGAGAGATGTCAAACAGCGATATTAACCAACCTTTTATATCTGGTGTCTCTTGTTGAGATGTTACCCCCTTTTTAGCATTGGCAACGGAAGTTGCAAGTGACAAACTGTTGGCTAAGGTGGTGAAAATGTTTCCTGCTTTCAGCCTAGGCAAAAGGGGAATCATTCGTCGACCTTCGATGGCCCAATCTGTACCAGTATTCGGGCCATTTAATCTAACAAGGTAAAACTGATTGAGTGCAATACTTATTGGATGTAATTGATGATAAAATATGCGAAAATTATGTATTGGGACGGATTTCAAAGAATGGGAAAACTTCTGTTTCTGACGTTTTGTTAATCCAACTAAGCAGAGGTTCAATCAGGCAAACTCACTGCTCCGCAATAATGGTCAGTTTCTCATCATTAACAGCACGACGAACCTCGGCACGATGTCtttcatttgaaatatgaAGAGCTTTCGCTAGCTCTTGCAAtagcttttgtttttcactggTAAATGAGCCCTGCGCTCGCAATACTGAGACCGTATTGCCATAGGCTTCTAATTCTGAAACGAATTACAATCaatgtgagaaaaaagtttcaccaTACGCCTGAATACCACTCCTCAATAAAATCATGCGCATTGTTTCATCTATTTTTCTCCTGTTATGGCATATC is a window encoding:
- the LOC124297594 gene encoding BRCA2-interacting transcriptional repressor EMSY isoform X2, translated to MHFSELEAYGNTVSVLRAQGSFTSEKQKLLQELAKALHISNERHRAEVRRAVNDEKLTIIAEQLNGPNTGTDWAIEGRRMIPLLPRLKAGNIFTTLANSLSLATSVANAKKGVTSQQETPDIKVKLQTDFVLENLEEKKSPVSPIAVQPERHPVGRKRRRSAVELQDVSGGLNTSDDTGKIVRDVVTSVSCIGSESLSSVSTSLHNKVFIVPTSATVAMSKNVIIDDVEVNAANSSCSTSTTSQQNISVHPSGSNCSRLNLTDVPAVSPLVNHTRHYYCHTGYTTEISEALCRGPDRWKPEIRKTPSVVPSKSIITPIASCSQTLLQTGQSLSKFVSGYVTVTAASKARVKAIPTQMVQPKTTPLVISTCGSQGANANIKQSEVSDIQTSNEGAKLVQLTNCVQNAVIISSSTTSACVQAVMTTTNSSTRSAIGVKPITLQNGPRMVTLNTEVASSGPGPPHNGGSTTVLTCKNIPTVKTGHRPVNMGITLNSSKSVNITSDIGSRAGAKANVIVVQKGSARGVTLSHAGKEVLGKVIVGGKNVCLSNPQSAGTIALLPHRITVGEEQSLAVLSPLNSSQPEPVKINAKAGNMIVFDLRQDSMKKNKVLSEILEASGIFSSESKTAILNTNSHLSIKEQNKDAQTPTCPISKSSYVKSGATISFVMDSKEHRKNKETIDSTNFDKTEVPDESKKSNISVETLGNLDCASEIQGTLDPQTGVYSFETSENAINNIQTGESISNSGIDIFSTALGSADINLESFQYIDENDSNNLLDDAGSQILAIDHLTHLYDSQQSISDKSNS
- the LOC124297594 gene encoding BRCA2-interacting transcriptional repressor EMSY isoform X3, with translation MWPGRLDLSRDECKKCLRYLELEAYGNTVSVLRAQGSFTSEKQKLLQELAKALHISNERHRAEVRRAVNDEKLTIIAEQLNGPNTGTDWAIEGRRMIPLLPRLKAGNIFTTLANSLSLATSVANAKKGVTSQQETPDIKVKLQTDFVLENLEEKKSPVSPIAVQPERHPVGRKRRRSAVELQDVSGGLNTSDDTGKIVRDVVTSVSCIGSESLSSVSTSLHNKVFIVPTSATVAMSKNVIIDDVEVNAANSSCSTSTTSQQNISVHPSGSNCSRLNLTDVPAVSPLVNHTRHYYCHTGYTTEISEALCRGPDRWKPEIRKTPSVVPSKSIITPIASCSQTLLQTGQSLSKFVSGYVTVTAASKARVKAIPTQMVQPKTTPLVISTCGSQGANANIKQSEVSDIQTSNEGAKLVQLTNCVQNAVIISSSTTSACVQAVMTTTNSSTRSAIGVKPITLQNGPRMVTLNTEVASSGPGPPHNGGSTTVLTCKNIPTVKTGHRPVNMGITLNSSKSVNITSDIGSRAGAKANVIVVQKGSARGVTLSHAGKSAGTIALLPHRITVGEEQSLAVLSPLNSSQPEPVKINAKAGNMIVFDLRQDSMKKNKVLSEILEASGIFSSESKTAILNTNSHLSIKEQNKDAQTPTCPISKSSYVKSGATISFVMDSKEHRKNKETIDSTNFDKTEVPDESKKSNISVETLGNLDCASEIQGTLDPQTGVYSFETSENAINNIQTGESISNSGIDIFSTALGSADINLESFQYIDENDSNNLLDDAGSQILAIDHLTHLYDSQQSISDKSNS
- the LOC124297594 gene encoding BRCA2-interacting transcriptional repressor EMSY isoform X4, producing MWPGRLDLSRDECKKCLRYLELEAYGNTVSVLRAQGSFTSEKQKLLQELAKALHISNERHRAEVRRAVNDEKLTIIAEQLNGPNTGTDWAIEGRRMIPLLPRLKAGNIFTTLANSLSLATSVANAKKGVTSQQETPDIKVKLQTDFVLENLEEKKSPVSPIAVQPERHPVGRKRRRSAVELQDVSGGLNTSDDTGKIVRDVVTSVSCIGSESLSSVSTSLHNKVFIVPTSATVAMSKNVIIDDVEVNAANSSCSTSTTSQQNISVHPSGSNCSRLNLTVPSKSIITPIASCSQTLLQTGQSLSKFVSGYVTVTAASKARVKAIPTQMVQPKTTPLVISTCGSQGANANIKQSEVSDIQTSNEGAKLVQLTNCVQNAVIISSSTTSACVQAVMTTTNSSTRSAIGVKPITLQNGPRMVTLNTEVASSGPGPPHNGGSTTVLTCKNIPTVKTGHRPVNMGITLNSSKSVNITSDIGSRAGAKANVIVVQKGSARGVTLSHAGKEVLGKVIVGGKNVCLSNPQSAGTIALLPHRITVGEEQSLAVLSPLNSSQPEPVKINAKAGNMIVFDLRQDSMKKNKVLSEILEASGIFSSESKTAILNTNSHLSIKEQNKDAQTPTCPISKSSYVKSGATISFVMDSKEHRKNKETIDSTNFDKTEVPDESKKSNISVETLGNLDCASEIQGTLDPQTGVYSFETSENAINNIQTGESISNSGIDIFSTALGSADINLESFQYIDENDSNNLLDDAGSQILAIDHLTHLYDSQQSISDKSNS
- the LOC124297594 gene encoding BRCA2-interacting transcriptional repressor EMSY isoform X1, which gives rise to MWPGRLDLSRDECKKCLRYLELEAYGNTVSVLRAQGSFTSEKQKLLQELAKALHISNERHRAEVRRAVNDEKLTIIAEQLNGPNTGTDWAIEGRRMIPLLPRLKAGNIFTTLANSLSLATSVANAKKGVTSQQETPDIKVKLQTDFVLENLEEKKSPVSPIAVQPERHPVGRKRRRSAVELQDVSGGLNTSDDTGKIVRDVVTSVSCIGSESLSSVSTSLHNKVFIVPTSATVAMSKNVIIDDVEVNAANSSCSTSTTSQQNISVHPSGSNCSRLNLTDVPAVSPLVNHTRHYYCHTGYTTEISEALCRGPDRWKPEIRKTPSVVPSKSIITPIASCSQTLLQTGQSLSKFVSGYVTVTAASKARVKAIPTQMVQPKTTPLVISTCGSQGANANIKQSEVSDIQTSNEGAKLVQLTNCVQNAVIISSSTTSACVQAVMTTTNSSTRSAIGVKPITLQNGPRMVTLNTEVASSGPGPPHNGGSTTVLTCKNIPTVKTGHRPVNMGITLNSSKSVNITSDIGSRAGAKANVIVVQKGSARGVTLSHAGKEVLGKVIVGGKNVCLSNPQSAGTIALLPHRITVGEEQSLAVLSPLNSSQPEPVKINAKAGNMIVFDLRQDSMKKNKVLSEILEASGIFSSESKTAILNTNSHLSIKEQNKDAQTPTCPISKSSYVKSGATISFVMDSKEHRKNKETIDSTNFDKTEVPDESKKSNISVETLGNLDCASEIQGTLDPQTGVYSFETSENAINNIQTGESISNSGIDIFSTALGSADINLESFQYIDENDSNNLLDDAGSQILAIDHLTHLYDSQQSISDKSNS
- the LOC124297594 gene encoding BRCA2-interacting transcriptional repressor EMSY isoform X5, coding for MWPGRLDLSRDECKKCLRYLELEAYGNTVSVLRAQGSFTSEKQKLLQELAKALHISNERHRAEVRRAVNDEKLTIIAEQLNGPNTGTDWAIEGRRMIPLLPRLKAGNIFTTLANSLSLATSVANAKKGVTSQQETPDIKVKLQTDFVLENLEEKKSPVSPIAVQPERHPVGRKRRRSAVELQDVSGGLNTSDDTGKIVRDVVTSVSCIGSESLSSVSTSLHNKVFIVPTSATVAMSKNVIIDDVEVNAANSSCSTSTTSQQNISVHPSGSNCSRLNLTDVPAVSPLVNHTRHYYCHTGYTTEISEALCRGPDRWKPEIRKTPSVVPSKSIITPIASCSQTLLQTGQSLSKFVSGYVTVTAASKARVKAIPTQMVQPKTTPLVISTCGSQGANANIKQSEVSDIQTSNEGAKLVQLTNCVQNAVIISSSTTSACVQAVMTTTNSSTRSAIGVKPITLQNGPRMVTLNTEVASSGPGPPHNGGSTTVLTCKNIPTVKTGHRPVNMGITLNSSKSVNITSDIGSRAGAKANVIVVQKGSARGVTLSHAGKEVLGKVIVGGKNVCLSNPQSAGTIALLPHRITVGEEQSLAVLSPLNSSQPEPVKINAKAGNMIVFDLRQDSMKKNKVLSEILEASGIFSSESKTAILNTNSHLSIKEQNKDAQTPTCPISKSSYVKSGATISFVMDSKEHRSS